From Pelmatolapia mariae isolate MD_Pm_ZW linkage group LG1, Pm_UMD_F_2, whole genome shotgun sequence, one genomic window encodes:
- the stk16 gene encoding serine/threonine-protein kinase 16 has translation MGQTMCVCSRASITIDNKKYYFVQKLDEGGFSFVDLVEGVKDGHFYALKRILCHDREGRQEAQTEVEMHQMFNHPNVLSLVAHAFVDHGGKTEAWLLLPYMRKGSLWCVLEKLRDKGSSMPEKQILQIFRGICSGLKAIHDKGYAHRDIKPTNVLLDEDDRPVLMDLGSMNRARIEVRGSREAMTIQDWAAQRCTISYRAPELFNVESHCIIDERTDIWSLGCVLYCMMMLEGPYDLIFQKGDSVALAVQNPVSIPPSCRYSEALQMLLSSIMVSNPQERPNINWVLDQVQDLQSRSPNTQTNMV, from the exons ATGGGACAGACAATGTGCGTATGCTCCCGTGCCTCCATCACCATTGATAACAAAAAGTATTATTTTGTCCAGAAGCTCGACGAAGg tggGTTCAGTTTCGTTGATCTGGTTGAAGGGGTAAAGGATGGGCACTTCTATGCCCTGAAGAGAATCCTATGTCATGACCGTGAGGGTCGCCAGGAGGCTCAGACAGAGGTGGAGATGCACCAGATGTTTAACCACCCCAACGTCTTGAGCCTGGTTGCACATGCCTTTGTTGATCATGGAGGCAAGACTGAAGCCTGGCTACTTCTGCCATATATGAGA AAAGGCAGTCTGTGGTGTGTTCTGGAGAAGCTGAGAGACAAGGGGAGCTCAATGcctgaaaaacagattttgcaAATCTTTCGTGGTATCTGCTCTGGACTCAAGGCCATTCACGACAAAGGCTATGCACACAG AGACATAAAGCCCACAAATGTGCTTCTTGATGAGGATGACAGGCCAGTTCTGATGGACCTTGGCTCAATGAACCGTGCCAGGATTGAG GTAAGAGGATCCAGAGAAGCCATGACCATACAGGACTGGGCCGCCCAGCGGTGCACCATTTCGTACAGGGCTCCTGAACTCTTCAATGTTGAGAGCCACTGCATTATAGATGAGCGCACTGATATCTGG TCCCTTGGCTGTGTGCTTTACTGTATGATGATGTTGGAAGGGCCGTACGATCTGATATTTCAGAAGGGAGACAGTGTTGCTCTGGCTGTCCAGAATCCGGTATCCATCCCTCCCTCTTGCAG ATACTCAGAGGCTCTGCAGATGCTGCTGAGCTCCATAATGGTGTCAAATCCTCAGGAGAGACCGAACATCAACTGGGTTCTTGATCAAGTACAGGACCTGCAGAGTCGCAGCCCAAACACCCAAACCAACATGGTCTGA